In a genomic window of Styela clava chromosome 7, kaStyClav1.hap1.2, whole genome shotgun sequence:
- the LOC120328972 gene encoding mitochondrial coenzyme A diphosphatase NUDT8-like codes for MCRSASTVAAALSHSSLFSEALSPSSKYQTIQRIRILKSKKVVKLKRTQSSAILVSLCSVEGIPSLLYTLRSQDLRSHSGQVSFPGGQFDESDRDVIHTAIRETEEEIGIPQSSIDVWEVLPPIGRYYMNPIHPVVGNLGSVTVDDLMINDSEVSKVFTVPLEYLCCRENIKQTSFRPPVDSAHALPYILPVFTTKPRIWGLTAVATELFLSTMYPGIFPRPVGKFLPR; via the exons ATGTGCCGATCGGCCTCAACTGTAGCGGCGGCGCTTAGTCATTCGTCTCTCTTTTCTGAAGCTCTATCGCCGTCGTCAAAATATCAAACGATTCAAAGAATTCGTATACTAAAAAGTAAGAAAGTGGTTAAATTAAAAAGAACTCAGTCGTCCGCAATTCTTGTATCATTATGCAGCGTGGAGGGAATTCCTTCTCTTTTGTACACTCTGCGATCACAGGACTTAAGGAGCCACAGTGGCCAAGTGAG TTTTCCTGGAGGTCAATTTGATGAGAGTGACAGAGATGTGATTCATACTGCAATCAGAGAAACAGAAGAGGAAATTGGTATACCACAATCTTCAATCGATGTTTGGGAGGTTTTACCACCAATTGGGAGg TATTACATGAACCCAATTCATCCAGTTGTTGGGAACCTTGGTAGCGTAACAGTTGATGATCTCATGATAAACGATTCGGAG gtcTCTAAGGTATTCACTGTTCCATTAGAATATCTATGTTGTCGTgaaaatataaagcaaacaagTTTTCGTCCTCCTGTGGATTCCGCCCATGCACTACCATATATTTTGCCAGTGTTCACTACAAAACCTAGAATATGGGGACTGACAGCTGTAGCAACAGAGTTATTTCTTTCCACTATGTATCCTGGTATATTTCCTAGGCCTGTTGGTAAATTCTTACCAAGGTAG
- the LOC120328975 gene encoding cilia- and flagella-associated protein 107-like: MQQGEAMKWHMPGWRIEQRFSNNTLIGNWCEERKQFQRGTHSNTSTHLTDFRLYKNHKPDVTIRRSALMRNEGLRKENLFTHHGKTYSNNLISWYDEQFNKRMRDENDRLPDVRKWDGHKLAWAPERSDYPMQGKPTNYGLHSKMKDKWIAELKAERSGHYTTDYGQAYQGHPSTAFPRRFASAPKYLSSHFNPISKLNKDLWLRRTPFNMAPEYPPTVTPPSS; encoded by the exons ATGCAGCAAGGTGAAGCAATGAAATGGCACATGCCGGGATGGCGAATTGAGCAGCGGTTTTCGAACAATACACTTATAGGAAATTGGTGTGAAGAAAGAAAACAG tttcAACGAGGAACACATTCAAATACAAGCACACATTTAACTGATTTTCGTTTGTATAAAAATCACAAGCCTGATGTTACAATTCGACGTTCTGCATTAATGAGAAATGAAGGACTCCGCAAAGAAAATCTTTTCACTCATCATGGGAAAAC ATACAGCAACAACTTAATATCATGGTATGATGAACAATTTAATAAGAGAATGAGGGATGAAAATGACAGGCTACCAGATGTACGTAAATGGGATGGCCACAAACTCGCCTGGGCTCCTGAAAGATCTGATTATCCTATGCAAG GAAAACCAACAAACTATGGTCTTCACAGTAAAATGAAGGACAAGTGGATTGCAGAATTAAAAGCAGAACGGTCCGGGCATTACACTACAGATTATGGTCAAGCATACCAAGGACATCCTTCAACCGCTTTCCCTAGAAGATTTGCTTCTGCACCCAAATATCTTTCAAGCCATTTTAATCCAATCAGTAAG CTAAACAAAGATCTTTGGTTGAGAAGAACTCCATTCAACATGGCACCGGAATATCCACCAACAGTAACACCACCTTCTTCCTGA